The following proteins come from a genomic window of Alicyclobacillus dauci:
- the smpB gene encoding SsrA-binding protein SmpB, with protein sequence MPKSGEGKILAQNRKAFHDFFIEESFEAGLVLSGTEIKSMRKGSVSLRDAYARVEQGEVWLHNMHVAPYEQGNRFNHDPLRSRKCLLHKKQINYLFGAVREQGYTLVPTKVYLKNGFAKVELGLAKGKKLHDKRESMKKRDAAREIERALRDRNRG encoded by the coding sequence GTGCCAAAGTCGGGAGAGGGTAAGATTCTCGCGCAAAACCGAAAAGCGTTCCACGATTTCTTTATCGAGGAATCGTTTGAGGCCGGCCTGGTACTCAGCGGTACGGAAATCAAGTCGATGCGTAAAGGCTCTGTGAGTCTTCGTGATGCGTATGCACGGGTGGAACAGGGCGAGGTGTGGCTGCACAACATGCATGTGGCGCCATACGAACAAGGGAATCGGTTCAATCACGATCCGCTCCGATCCCGCAAATGCCTACTCCACAAAAAACAAATCAACTATCTGTTTGGCGCCGTCCGCGAACAGGGCTACACGCTCGTTCCAACGAAAGTGTACCTGAAGAACGGGTTCGCGAAAGTGGAACTTGGACTGGCCAAAGGTAAGAAGCTTCACGACAAGCGTGAGTCGATGAAGAAGCGTGATGCGGCGCGTGAGATTGAGCGTGCATTGCGTGATAGGAATCGCGGATGA